The following proteins come from a genomic window of Phnomibacter ginsenosidimutans:
- a CDS encoding glucoamylase family protein, producing MKYSLKPYILVGVMFVGFAACKKGGETPAPPPAPAKLRLINATLDNSVGNTFTNTSLTPVLRFNFSEKVDKASAASAFGIANTLGIAAPSSISWERGDSTLVLQPNAPLGALTKYTGIVSNVLKSAAGGALTEAAVVEFITRIDSTAKFPTISDEALLTLVQQQTFKYFWDFGHPVSGLARERNTSGDLVTSGGSGFGIMSMVTGVHRGFVTRTQALQRIQTMVTFLKDKAQKFKGAFPHWLNGNTGVVIPFSANDNGADLVETSLLSMGLITARQYFNDAGAAESQLRSDINSILDGIEWNWFRKNNEQVLYWHWSPDKGWAMNLKIQGWNECLITYVMAASSKNYSIPDTVYQKGFARDGAMRNGKTFYNNKLPLGSDLGGPLFLSHYTFLGINPNGLSDRVCQLLGAKRSPQQNQL from the coding sequence ATGAAATATTCGTTGAAGCCATACATTCTTGTGGGTGTGATGTTTGTGGGTTTTGCTGCTTGTAAAAAAGGCGGCGAAACCCCGGCACCACCACCAGCACCCGCCAAACTCCGGCTCATTAATGCCACGCTGGACAACAGTGTGGGCAACACTTTTACCAACACTTCGCTGACGCCTGTACTGCGGTTCAACTTTTCGGAAAAAGTAGATAAAGCCTCTGCAGCCAGTGCTTTTGGCATCGCCAACACGTTGGGCATTGCTGCACCAAGCAGTATTTCATGGGAGCGTGGCGATAGCACATTGGTGCTTCAGCCCAATGCACCATTGGGGGCTTTAACCAAGTATACAGGTATTGTATCTAATGTGCTGAAGTCTGCAGCGGGGGGCGCATTAACCGAGGCAGCTGTCGTGGAGTTTATTACCCGCATCGATTCTACGGCTAAGTTTCCTACCATTAGTGATGAGGCGTTGCTCACCCTGGTGCAGCAGCAAACTTTCAAATACTTCTGGGACTTTGGTCATCCTGTGAGTGGGCTGGCCCGTGAAAGAAATACAAGTGGTGATTTGGTAACCAGTGGTGGTAGTGGCTTTGGTATTATGAGTATGGTAACGGGCGTACACAGGGGTTTTGTAACCCGTACGCAAGCCTTGCAGCGCATTCAAACCATGGTTACTTTTTTGAAGGATAAAGCGCAGAAGTTTAAGGGCGCATTTCCACATTGGCTCAATGGCAACACCGGTGTGGTGATTCCGTTTAGTGCTAACGATAATGGTGCTGACCTTGTAGAAACATCTTTGTTGTCGATGGGCCTGATTACAGCAAGGCAATATTTTAATGATGCCGGTGCTGCTGAATCACAACTACGCAGCGACATCAACAGCATTTTGGATGGCATTGAATGGAACTGGTTTCGCAAAAACAATGAGCAGGTATTGTACTGGCACTGGAGCCCCGATAAAGGCTGGGCCATGAACCTGAAAATTCAGGGCTGGAACGAGTGTTTGATTACCTACGTGATGGCGGCCAGTTCTAAAAATTACAGCATACCCGATACCGTGTATCAAAAAGGCTTTGCCAGAGATGGGGCGATGCGAAATGGAAAAACTTTCTACAACAATAAGCTGCCCTTGGGCAGCGATTTGGGTGGCCCTTTGTTTTTGTCGCACTATACATTTCTCGGCATCAATCCAAATGGGTTATCCGATCGAGTATGCCAATTATTGGGAGCAAAACGTAGCCCACAGCAAAATCAATTATGA
- a CDS encoding LamG domain-containing protein: MKMNKLTAGLLTASVSLLVLAGCQKMDRPALGDYPKDSNTPGGPLKFYAAFDGTTSNSLMNAVDSIKASFASENPLNSTDGVSGKALQGANRKFVKYAKPNDWATTAQSFTISIWFKKDGQTQNNKGTNGPEYLMSLKQTNVNNANHWSGATLLFFLEGNNTACAVKTMFVDKSNGDSWSTWEGGNTIPGLCDNKWHHLALVYNHTNSQAVLYVDGVANPNIRGWSGHGPINFDNNRIAEMRVGAGPGAATEENDDWLSSTFKGGIDQFRLYGTALTAAEISALYTGKK, translated from the coding sequence ATGAAAATGAATAAACTCACAGCCGGATTGCTTACCGCTTCTGTATCGTTGCTGGTATTGGCCGGTTGTCAAAAAATGGATCGTCCTGCGTTGGGCGATTATCCAAAGGATAGCAATACACCCGGCGGACCACTGAAGTTCTATGCCGCTTTTGATGGTACCACCAGCAATTCTTTAATGAATGCTGTAGATAGCATCAAAGCAAGTTTTGCTTCTGAAAATCCACTCAATTCCACTGATGGTGTAAGTGGTAAGGCTTTACAGGGAGCTAACCGAAAGTTTGTAAAATATGCTAAGCCAAATGATTGGGCTACCACAGCACAGAGCTTTACCATTTCTATTTGGTTTAAAAAAGATGGCCAAACCCAAAACAATAAGGGTACCAACGGACCTGAGTATTTAATGAGCCTTAAGCAAACCAATGTCAATAATGCAAACCACTGGAGTGGTGCCACATTGTTGTTCTTCTTAGAGGGTAATAATACTGCCTGTGCAGTTAAAACTATGTTTGTAGATAAAAGCAACGGGGATTCTTGGAGCACTTGGGAAGGAGGAAATACCATTCCAGGTTTGTGCGATAATAAATGGCATCATCTGGCCTTGGTATACAATCATACCAACAGTCAGGCTGTTTTGTATGTTGACGGCGTAGCCAATCCGAATATCCGTGGTTGGTCGGGTCATGGCCCTATTAATTTCGACAATAACCGTATTGCTGAAATGCGTGTTGGTGCTGGCCCAGGTGCTGCTACTGAAGAAAATGACGACTGGTTGTCATCAACTTTCAAAGGTGGTATAGACCAGTTCCGCTTGTATGGTACTGCACTTACTGCTGCTGAAATATCAGCACTTTATACCGGCAAAAAGTAA
- a CDS encoding glycoside hydrolase family 30 protein produces the protein MKFLSNTLHKKWVRQSFLLTGIAAVAAIAIACNKKNNPSPTPEPTPTGEVEQWITRADQTLLLNKADKLLPFVTTSNTNANIEITESTTYQTVDGFGYTLTGGSAYLINSMSTTEKNNLLNELFGNSATSIGVSYLRISLGASDLSPFVFSYNDLPAGQTDETLSKFSLAADTTDLIPVLKQILTINPNIKIMASPWSPPTWMKTNGNSVGGSLQEKYYAVYAQYFVKYIQAMKGRGITIDAVTIQNEPEHGGNNPSMLMNEAQQTAFIKNNLGPAFKDAGITTKIIIWDHNCDRPNYPITVMNDPDAKKYIDGSAFHLYAGDISALSTVRNAHPDKALYFTEQWTGKNGSFDGDLKWHIRNVIIGSMRNWSRVALEWNLANNPQFGPHTPGGCTECRGALMINGDQVTRNVSYYIVAHASKFVPAGSTRIESIGPGNLAHVAFKTPAGKKVLLVLNDNGYAVNFNIKINGKWAVAQLPANAVGTYVW, from the coding sequence ATGAAATTCTTAAGTAACACACTGCACAAAAAATGGGTTCGACAATCCTTTTTGCTCACAGGTATTGCTGCTGTGGCAGCCATTGCCATTGCCTGCAATAAGAAAAACAATCCTTCGCCAACGCCAGAGCCAACGCCTACCGGCGAAGTAGAACAATGGATTACCCGTGCCGATCAAACATTGCTGTTGAACAAAGCCGACAAGTTGTTGCCTTTTGTAACCACCAGTAATACCAATGCCAACATTGAGATTACAGAATCGACCACTTACCAAACAGTAGATGGCTTTGGCTATACACTCACAGGTGGTAGCGCCTATCTCATCAACTCGATGAGTACAACAGAAAAAAACAATCTGCTGAACGAACTCTTTGGCAATAGTGCTACATCAATAGGTGTGAGTTACTTGCGCATTAGTTTGGGTGCCAGCGACCTGAGCCCATTTGTATTTAGCTACAACGATTTGCCTGCCGGCCAAACCGATGAAACACTCAGCAAGTTTAGCCTGGCTGCAGACACGACCGATTTGATTCCGGTACTCAAGCAAATTCTTACCATCAATCCCAATATCAAAATCATGGCTTCGCCTTGGAGCCCGCCTACATGGATGAAAACAAACGGCAACAGCGTTGGTGGTTCATTGCAAGAAAAATATTATGCTGTGTATGCCCAATATTTTGTGAAGTACATCCAGGCCATGAAAGGCCGCGGCATTACCATTGATGCGGTAACAATTCAGAATGAGCCTGAGCATGGCGGCAACAATCCCAGTATGCTCATGAACGAAGCACAGCAAACGGCTTTTATCAAAAACAATTTGGGCCCTGCTTTCAAAGATGCCGGCATCACTACTAAAATCATTATTTGGGATCACAACTGCGACAGACCAAACTATCCTATCACCGTGATGAATGATCCGGATGCAAAAAAATACATCGATGGTTCAGCGTTCCATTTGTATGCCGGCGATATTTCTGCACTGAGCACTGTACGCAATGCACACCCAGATAAGGCGCTGTATTTTACCGAGCAATGGACAGGTAAAAATGGCAGCTTCGATGGTGATTTGAAATGGCATATCCGCAATGTGATTATTGGCTCTATGCGCAACTGGAGCCGCGTTGCATTGGAGTGGAACCTCGCCAACAATCCGCAGTTTGGTCCGCATACACCCGGCGGTTGTACCGAGTGCCGTGGTGCCCTCATGATTAACGGCGATCAGGTAACACGTAACGTGAGCTATTACATTGTGGCGCATGCCTCCAAGTTTGTGCCGGCTGGTTCTACCCGCATAGAAAGCATTGGCCCCGGCAATCTGGCACATGTAGCTTTTAAAACACCTGCCGGTAAAAAAGTATTGCTGGTGCTCAACGACAATGGCTATGCAGTCAACTTCAATATTAAAATCAATGGCAAATGGGCAGTGGCACAATTGCCTGCCAATGCAGTGGGTACATACGTGTGGTAA
- a CDS encoding glucoamylase family protein: protein MGYPIEYANYWEQNVAHSKINYEYCKANPLGRWGYSDKSWGLTASDIPGGYTASSPSNDVGVIAPTAAISAMPYTPAESMAALKFFYYTMGDKIWKEYGFVDAFKLPDLWFASSFLAIDQGPQIIMIENYRSGLLWNLFSSAPEVKAALKKLGFTAPYL, encoded by the coding sequence ATGGGTTATCCGATCGAGTATGCCAATTATTGGGAGCAAAACGTAGCCCACAGCAAAATCAATTATGAGTATTGCAAAGCCAATCCGCTGGGCCGCTGGGGCTATAGCGATAAAAGCTGGGGCCTTACTGCCAGCGATATTCCGGGTGGATATACTGCCAGTAGCCCAAGTAATGATGTGGGTGTGATTGCCCCAACAGCTGCGATTAGTGCCATGCCTTACACACCTGCAGAAAGCATGGCAGCCCTGAAGTTTTTTTATTACACCATGGGCGATAAAATCTGGAAAGAATACGGTTTTGTAGATGCCTTCAAACTGCCCGATTTGTGGTTTGCTTCTTCCTTCCTTGCTATCGACCAGGGCCCGCAAATCATCATGATTGAAAACTATCGCAGCGGTTTGTTGTGGAACCTGTTTAGCAGTGCCCCCGAAGTAAAAGCGGCATTGAAAAAACTTGGATTTACTGCGCCGTATTTGTAA
- a CDS encoding glycoside hydrolase family 30 protein has product MKRLIAGVAATMLLACQTSPSEKGTAATFSTEGKQVIVVTTADSTDLRLTVNDTLSFTDMAQPVESQVLVFVDPGKEFQHYEGIGAALTDASAETFYKLPKAAQDEFLKAHFDKQNGIGYNFARTNINSCDFSSDMYTYVQDGDKDLKTFDIAHDKKFKLPFIKASIAAAGGKLNLFASPWSPPAFMKDNNDMLKGGKLKPEFYSSWAMYYTKFIKAYEAEGVPVWGISIQNEPMATQRWESCIYTAEEERDFLKNHLGPTMEKEGLKDKKIIVWDHNRDLIYQRAQTYFNDAAASKYIWGIGFHWYEDWSGGLPMYDNIRRVHESFPDKNIFFTEGCAESFDSTRYKAWVLGEEYGRSMINDFNNGMVGFTDWNILLDETGGPNHVQNFCFAPVHADTRTGQLIYTNAYYYIGHFSKFIQPGAKRVAAAASRSQLLTTAFRNPDGKLVVIVMNQSDKKTPYHLWINGKAAETVALPHSITTLLL; this is encoded by the coding sequence ATGAAAAGATTGATTGCAGGTGTAGCAGCCACCATGTTGCTGGCATGCCAAACTTCACCCAGTGAGAAAGGAACAGCTGCCACATTTTCAACAGAAGGCAAGCAGGTAATTGTTGTAACCACTGCGGATAGCACCGACCTGCGCCTGACCGTAAATGATACACTCAGCTTTACCGACATGGCACAGCCTGTAGAGTCGCAGGTGCTGGTGTTTGTAGATCCGGGCAAAGAGTTTCAGCACTACGAAGGCATTGGCGCAGCACTGACGGATGCATCGGCAGAAACCTTTTACAAATTGCCCAAGGCGGCACAGGATGAATTTTTGAAAGCACATTTCGATAAGCAAAATGGTATTGGATACAACTTTGCCCGCACCAATATCAACAGCTGCGATTTTAGCAGCGACATGTACACGTATGTACAAGATGGCGATAAGGATTTGAAAACATTCGACATTGCCCACGATAAAAAATTCAAGCTGCCTTTTATCAAAGCATCTATTGCTGCAGCAGGTGGCAAGCTCAATTTGTTTGCCAGCCCTTGGAGTCCGCCGGCGTTTATGAAAGACAACAACGACATGTTGAAAGGCGGCAAACTGAAGCCGGAGTTTTACAGCTCATGGGCCATGTATTATACCAAGTTTATCAAGGCCTACGAGGCAGAAGGCGTACCGGTGTGGGGCATCAGCATTCAAAACGAACCCATGGCAACACAGCGTTGGGAGAGTTGCATTTACACAGCCGAAGAAGAACGTGATTTCCTGAAAAACCATCTGGGACCTACCATGGAAAAAGAAGGTTTGAAGGATAAAAAAATTATTGTGTGGGACCACAACCGGGATCTCATTTATCAGCGGGCACAAACCTATTTCAACGACGCAGCTGCATCGAAATACATTTGGGGTATTGGCTTTCACTGGTACGAAGACTGGAGTGGTGGCCTGCCCATGTACGACAACATTCGCCGTGTGCATGAATCATTTCCTGACAAGAATATTTTCTTTACCGAAGGTTGTGCCGAAAGCTTTGACAGCACCCGTTACAAGGCATGGGTATTGGGCGAAGAATATGGCCGTAGCATGATTAATGATTTCAACAACGGTATGGTTGGTTTCACCGATTGGAACATTTTGCTCGATGAAACCGGCGGTCCTAACCACGTGCAAAATTTCTGCTTTGCACCCGTGCATGCTGATACGCGTACAGGCCAGTTGATTTACACCAATGCATATTACTACATCGGTCATTTTTCAAAATTCATTCAGCCTGGTGCCAAGCGGGTAGCTGCTGCAGCAAGCCGTAGTCAGTTACTTACTACTGCTTTCCGCAATCCTGATGGAAAATTGGTTGTCATCGTGATGAACCAAAGCGATAAAAAAACGCCTTACCATCTTTGGATCAATGGCAAAGCTGCTGAAACAGTTGCACTGCCACACTCTATTACCACACTGTTGTTATAA
- a CDS encoding CRTAC1 family protein has protein sequence MFESVPATDTHIEFVNEPVSKDLLSILYYLYYYNGGGVSAGDINNDGLTDVYFTANTLSGNKLYLNKGNFQFEDITEKAGVAGTNEWSSGTTMADVNGDGLLDIYVCAVSQHYGLNGANELYINNGNLTFTPSAAKYGLNFAGLSTQAAFFDYDQDGDLDCYLLNHSKKPHANVVDTINRRKVDATAGDRLYRNDLVNGQMHFTDVSAQAGIYQSSLGYGLGLAVADFNNDGWDDIYVGNDFHENDYYYLNNGNGTFSESGAAHFKHYSRFSMGNDAADINNDGQTDLITLDMLPPDEKTMKTYGSDENPNVYKSKLGMNGYQHQFSRNVLHMNNGDAVSFSDQALLRGVSATDWSWCPLFADFDNDGQKDLFISSGIVKRPVDLDYVQFVSAMQAQKNLDITDKFDEETIAKMPDGSSHPFFFKGDAANGFTNMSKEWGTANLKGYFNGAAYADLDNDGDLDMLVNVLKGKALVLKNNAPKKNSMSISLKGSAANTKGVGAKVYVYAAGQMQMQHLMPTRGFQSSSDMVLHFGLNDATVADSVLVVWPGNSYEVQFKVPANKPHQLQQANAKAGFDRQAYFPAAAPVWEDATATSGIELAPYRK, from the coding sequence ATGTTCGAATCAGTGCCAGCCACTGATACGCATATTGAATTTGTGAATGAACCTGTATCGAAAGATTTACTCAGTATTTTATACTACCTCTATTATTACAATGGTGGCGGCGTTTCTGCCGGCGACATCAACAACGATGGATTAACTGATGTGTATTTTACCGCCAATACATTGAGCGGTAATAAGCTCTATCTCAACAAGGGCAATTTTCAGTTTGAAGACATTACTGAAAAGGCCGGCGTAGCTGGTACTAATGAATGGAGCAGCGGCACTACCATGGCCGATGTAAATGGCGATGGGCTACTAGATATTTATGTTTGCGCCGTAAGCCAGCATTATGGTTTGAATGGTGCCAATGAATTGTACATCAACAATGGCAACCTTACGTTTACGCCTTCGGCGGCCAAGTATGGGTTGAATTTTGCAGGCCTTAGTACACAGGCTGCATTTTTTGATTACGACCAGGATGGCGACCTCGATTGCTACCTGCTCAATCATTCTAAAAAACCACATGCCAATGTGGTAGATACCATCAACCGCCGCAAAGTAGATGCTACTGCCGGCGATAGATTGTATCGTAACGACCTTGTAAACGGGCAAATGCATTTTACCGATGTATCGGCACAGGCGGGCATTTACCAAAGCAGTCTTGGTTATGGTTTGGGATTGGCTGTTGCCGATTTCAACAACGATGGCTGGGACGATATTTACGTGGGCAACGACTTCCACGAAAATGATTACTACTACCTCAACAATGGCAACGGTACTTTCAGCGAAAGTGGTGCTGCGCATTTCAAACATTATAGCCGCTTTAGCATGGGCAACGATGCGGCAGACATCAACAATGACGGACAAACGGATTTGATAACGCTGGACATGCTGCCGCCCGATGAAAAAACCATGAAGACCTATGGTAGCGACGAAAACCCCAACGTGTACAAATCCAAGCTCGGTATGAATGGCTACCAGCATCAGTTTTCAAGAAACGTGCTGCACATGAACAATGGCGATGCGGTAAGCTTCAGCGATCAGGCATTGCTACGCGGTGTATCGGCTACCGACTGGAGTTGGTGTCCGCTGTTTGCAGACTTCGACAATGACGGGCAAAAAGATTTATTCATCAGCAGCGGTATTGTAAAGCGGCCGGTCGATCTCGACTATGTGCAGTTTGTGAGTGCCATGCAGGCGCAAAAAAACCTCGACATCACCGATAAGTTTGACGAAGAAACCATAGCCAAAATGCCGGATGGCAGTTCGCATCCTTTCTTTTTCAAAGGCGATGCGGCCAATGGTTTTACCAACATGAGCAAAGAATGGGGCACAGCAAACCTCAAAGGATATTTTAATGGAGCCGCCTACGCCGATCTTGATAATGATGGCGACCTCGACATGCTGGTGAATGTGCTGAAAGGCAAAGCTTTGGTACTGAAAAACAATGCGCCTAAAAAGAACAGTATGAGTATTTCATTGAAAGGGAGTGCTGCAAACACCAAAGGCGTTGGAGCCAAAGTATATGTGTATGCTGCAGGCCAAATGCAAATGCAACACCTGATGCCCACCCGTGGCTTCCAATCGTCAAGTGATATGGTATTGCACTTTGGTTTGAACGATGCAACAGTAGCAGATAGTGTGTTGGTAGTATGGCCCGGCAATAGTTACGAAGTGCAATTCAAAGTGCCCGCCAACAAGCCTCACCAATTGCAGCAAGCCAATGCCAAAGCGGGTTTCGACAGGCAAGCATATTTTCCTGCTGCGGCACCTGTGTGGGAAGATGCAACTGCAACAAGTGGGATCGAACTGGCGCCATACAGAAAATGA
- a CDS encoding FG-GAP repeat domain-containing protein — protein sequence MQLQQVGSNWRHTENDFVDFNRQYLIPHAQSTRGPRLAVADVNNDGLEDFFACGAHTQPGVLMLQQRNGSFAAANVPALLSNAVSEDVDALFVDVNKDGFKDLYVVSGGNELDSGTTALADHLYINDGKGGFTESTHPLPLPRTNKSCVASSDVDGDGDMDLFVGGLANSVRYGYPQDAYLLLNDGTGKFTNATAQQINLSQLGITTSAAFADVNGDGTEDLIVAGEWMPVVVFINQKGTFTKQEIAGSTGLWQNIQVTDANGDGKLDILGGNWGLNSKLASGKNGPVKLYVKDFDKNGSVEQVMAYTVDGKEYSFLAKDELERPLPVLKKAYLTYGEVAGETVQYMFYDLFKDYYETKAETLASSVFINNGKGSFSIQPLPKAVQQSPLFAFVKMPDGKAVWTGGNFYGTVPYEGRYDGQLFTGLQLGSNITTTATLPWLGGEMRDAKWILVNGQLKLLIARNNAPLLLLQMPGNDQRK from the coding sequence ATGCAACTGCAACAAGTGGGATCGAACTGGCGCCATACAGAAAATGATTTTGTAGACTTCAACCGGCAATACCTTATTCCGCATGCACAGTCAACAAGAGGACCACGACTGGCAGTAGCGGATGTAAACAACGATGGACTCGAAGACTTTTTTGCCTGTGGTGCACATACACAGCCGGGTGTGCTCATGCTGCAGCAACGCAATGGCAGTTTTGCGGCAGCTAACGTTCCTGCATTGCTGAGCAATGCTGTAAGCGAAGATGTAGATGCTTTGTTTGTAGATGTAAACAAAGACGGCTTTAAAGATTTATACGTAGTAAGTGGCGGCAATGAACTGGATAGCGGCACTACTGCACTGGCCGATCATTTGTACATCAACGATGGCAAAGGTGGATTTACTGAATCAACACATCCTTTACCGTTGCCCCGCACCAATAAATCATGTGTTGCCAGCAGCGATGTAGATGGCGATGGCGACATGGATTTATTTGTAGGTGGTCTCGCTAATTCGGTGCGGTATGGTTATCCGCAAGATGCTTATCTGTTGCTGAATGATGGAACCGGAAAATTCACTAACGCTACTGCACAGCAAATCAATCTCAGCCAGTTGGGCATTACAACCAGCGCCGCATTTGCCGATGTAAACGGTGATGGCACGGAAGACCTGATTGTAGCGGGAGAGTGGATGCCGGTGGTTGTATTCATCAATCAGAAAGGAACATTTACCAAGCAAGAAATAGCAGGCAGCACTGGCCTGTGGCAAAACATACAGGTAACTGATGCTAATGGTGATGGCAAGTTAGACATACTGGGCGGCAACTGGGGGCTCAATAGCAAGTTGGCATCAGGCAAAAATGGACCGGTGAAATTGTATGTAAAAGACTTTGATAAAAACGGTAGTGTAGAGCAAGTGATGGCCTACACAGTAGATGGCAAGGAATACAGTTTTCTGGCAAAAGATGAATTAGAAAGACCATTGCCCGTATTGAAAAAAGCTTATCTCACTTATGGCGAAGTGGCCGGCGAAACGGTGCAATACATGTTCTACGATTTGTTTAAAGACTATTACGAAACAAAAGCAGAAACACTGGCCTCAAGTGTATTCATCAACAATGGAAAAGGAAGCTTTAGCATACAACCATTGCCGAAAGCCGTACAGCAATCACCGCTCTTTGCATTTGTGAAAATGCCCGATGGAAAAGCGGTATGGACGGGCGGTAATTTTTATGGAACTGTTCCTTACGAAGGCCGCTACGACGGGCAGCTGTTTACAGGGTTGCAGTTGGGCAGCAACATTACCACTACTGCAACCTTGCCCTGGCTGGGCGGCGAAATGCGGGATGCCAAATGGATATTGGTAAATGGCCAATTGAAATTATTGATAGCCCGTAATAACGCACCCCTATTGCTGCTGCAAATGCCCGGCAACGATCAACGTAAATAA
- a CDS encoding RagB/SusD family nutrient uptake outer membrane protein produces the protein MKQRIQKGSYLVVVLAMGLLLGACNKFLDRKPLSATLEDLNQGGLEGQIYGLYGAIRNGDIAGQGFGGIPWLGIQNFRSDDSEKGSSASDGADWGVIYDQFQYVKDHWSNTVYWDHHYTLIGAANTALQIADSLQLNDPASQINRAEARFFRAFAYFDLVRTFGEVPKIDFRVYSATDAQRPKAPIAEIYALIDADLQFAAANLPLNWKNAAGSSRFPGRLTKGAAQALHAKTYLARSNWAQGLTLAQAVINSGEYALTSSFAGIWTTAGENNSESIFEIQASIGANNADNYSAPNAVHQGVRGSGDWDLGWGWNTPTQELVDAFETGDPRKNATILFSGQPDGLYGKVLPDFPTIPRKYWNKKVYPEPSQQTFTGNRQGGWINQRVLRFADVLLLAAEAANETGNGALAETYLERVRSRARAGDNAILPKVVFQSQAQMRNAIRQERRVELALEGDRFFDLVRWGIATNVLGSAGYTNKHRFYPIPQQAIDNSGGKLVQNPEWQ, from the coding sequence ATGAAACAAAGAATTCAAAAGGGGAGCTACCTGGTTGTAGTGCTTGCTATGGGTTTATTGCTGGGTGCTTGCAACAAGTTCCTGGATCGCAAGCCTCTCTCGGCCACACTAGAAGACCTCAATCAAGGTGGCCTCGAAGGCCAGATTTATGGCCTCTACGGAGCCATCCGCAATGGTGATATTGCCGGGCAAGGTTTTGGCGGCATTCCCTGGCTGGGCATACAAAACTTTCGTAGCGATGATAGCGAAAAAGGAAGTAGCGCATCAGATGGTGCCGACTGGGGTGTGATTTACGATCAGTTTCAGTACGTAAAAGACCATTGGAGTAATACTGTTTATTGGGATCATCACTATACGCTGATTGGTGCTGCCAACACGGCATTGCAAATTGCCGACTCTTTGCAGCTCAATGATCCTGCATCGCAAATTAACCGTGCCGAAGCCCGTTTCTTCCGTGCATTCGCCTATTTCGATCTGGTTCGCACATTTGGTGAAGTACCAAAAATCGACTTCCGGGTGTACAGTGCCACAGATGCACAACGCCCCAAAGCACCGATTGCAGAAATCTATGCGTTGATTGATGCCGACCTGCAATTTGCCGCAGCCAATTTGCCACTCAACTGGAAGAATGCCGCAGGTTCAAGCCGCTTTCCTGGCCGCCTTACAAAAGGTGCTGCACAAGCTCTGCATGCCAAAACTTATTTGGCCCGCAGCAACTGGGCACAAGGTTTAACCCTGGCACAGGCAGTGATCAACTCTGGCGAGTATGCACTCACCAGCAGCTTTGCCGGTATCTGGACAACCGCCGGTGAAAACAACAGCGAATCAATCTTCGAAATTCAGGCCAGCATTGGTGCCAACAACGCCGATAACTACTCAGCACCAAACGCTGTACACCAAGGTGTACGTGGTAGTGGCGACTGGGATTTAGGTTGGGGTTGGAACACACCAACTCAAGAACTGGTGGATGCCTTCGAAACAGGTGATCCCCGCAAAAATGCAACCATCCTCTTCAGCGGTCAGCCAGATGGCTTGTATGGAAAAGTATTGCCCGATTTCCCCACCATTCCTCGTAAGTACTGGAACAAGAAAGTATATCCGGAACCAAGCCAGCAAACATTTACCGGCAACCGTCAGGGTGGTTGGATTAACCAGCGTGTATTGCGCTTTGCCGATGTATTGCTGTTGGCTGCAGAAGCTGCCAACGAAACAGGCAATGGCGCTTTGGCTGAAACCTATCTGGAAAGAGTACGTTCACGGGCCCGTGCCGGCGACAACGCTATTCTGCCAAAAGTGGTATTCCAAAGTCAGGCTCAAATGCGCAACGCTATCCGTCAGGAACGCCGTGTAGAATTGGCACTCGAAGGCGACCGCTTCTTCGACCTGGTTCGTTGGGGCATTGCTACCAACGTGTTGGGCTCAGCTGGTTATACCAACAAGCACCGCTTCTATCCAATTCCTCAGCAAGCAATTGACAACAGCGGCGGCAAACTCGTCCAGAATCCTGAATGGCAATAA